Proteins from one Podospora pseudoanserina strain CBS 124.78 chromosome 1, whole genome shotgun sequence genomic window:
- a CDS encoding hypothetical protein (EggNog:ENOG503Q4UC; COG:S) produces the protein MPVFAERSVLAARSTSPLSAGAIAGAVVGSVVGVLIILLCIFPFARRRWINRHDENTLAEMGQSPGGPNFTHPDDDSTKKYSKDHLVPGSDSQAGTAHEQPAHGIPDSNGQNTSPTKTSLDQLPSQPALPQGVSLDQGLPSPISPSASPSPRSESFPGQAQTGGQAVSSPAAGPIRSPTSASSKSRSASKGTTGKDSTRQLNFDSSFASPSRQGTFSNIVEEPESFEPPSQRSTFREKLTSIFRTSSGEGRRDSKRSTGTRSSSVLTGDILAYQEPIPGQAIGQPIIEEHHPDPSGLNWGYYNDPTLPPGSDALPQGTDLSQFSEPVIYTEPGTFTTIPNPADLTFVPPATYASASVLPSPVSPSQHPFPGLGLDITSPGGDQTVTPINPLHSFSQRNRVPGPLQRVDSLPPPTIVSDIPSPPFSYTAGPSGNPMDFMNPTNQVESAWMVEQEILKAENSPSPPAPSPPTDTFPPTMAQEPQLQYIDQNHQVQYINGAGLSPEPEYNFGQQSLGQQSLGQQNLGQQDLGQQNIGQQNLNLNQQSFGEQSYQSPPYQPSYQQTPEMGLVQDFGVPLGYYDGNGTVIQDYSTPPPSGPSLPSTVQNTPDTRLTAYTASPSPPSELDPHNGMYLSVSPIPSPGQSPHPSSTLSPGLSAPSPATPAGLSPGGQEKAFACNKCDRIFDQIHKLNHHKRYHDRPHECPHAGCTMRFGTKTHLDRHINDKHFKTRKFYCTVHDCPYSKQGGKSFPRKDNWRRHMVNKHQLTPTTDPEPEFIDEMMVGV, from the exons ATGCCGGTTTTTGCGGAGCGTTCGGTGCTCGCCGCCAGGTCGACATCGCCGCTCTCTGCCGGCGCCATTGCGGGGGCAGTGGTAGGATCAGTGGTGGGAGTCCTCATTATCCTGCTCTGCATCTTTCCCTTTGCAAGACGGCGATGGATCAACCGTCATGATGAAAACACCCTGGCAGAGATGGGGCAGAGTCCCGGAGGCCCCAACTTCACTCATCCTGATGACGATTCTACCAAAAAGTATTCAAAGGATCATCTAGTTCCTGGCTCCGATAGTCAAGCTGGCACCGCTCACGAACAACCCGCACACGGCATACCAGATAGCAACGGCCAGAatacatcaccaacaaagaCCAGCTTGGATCAGCTTCCCTCTCAGCCAGCCCTCCCGCAAGGCGTTTCTCTTGACCAAGGTCTCCCCTCGCCCATCTCGCCATCTGCTTCGCCGTCACCCCGGTCCGAGTCCTTCCCCGGCCAGGCCCAAACTGGAGGCCAGGCAGTATCTTCACCGGCAGCCGGTCCGATCCGGTCACCAACGAGTGCCTCGTCAAAGTCACGTTCCGCTTCAAAAGGCACCACCGGCAAGGACAGCACACGCCAGTTGAACTTTGACTCTTCGTTCGCTTCGCCAAGTCGTCAGGGCACTTTTAGCAACATCGTTGAGGAACCCGAGTCTTTTGAGCCCCCTTCGCAACGCTCCACTTTCCGAGAGAAACTCACTAGTATCTTCCGGACTTCATCTGGTGAGGGACGTCGGGACAGCAAGCGATCTACCGGCACCCGCTCGTCTTCTGTTCTCACAGGCGATATTCTTGCCTACCAGGAGCCGATACCAGGACAAGCCATCGGCCAACCTATTATCGAGGAGCACCATCCCGACCCGAGTGGTCTCAACTGGGGCTATTATAACGACCCGACTCTCCCACCAGGTAGTGACGCCCTTCCCCAAGGAACGGACCTTTCCCAGTTCAGCGAACCAGTTATTTACACGGAACCAGGAACCTTTACtaccatccccaaccccgcaGACTTGACCTTTGTGCCGCCAGCGACTTACGCTTCAGCCTCGGTCTTGCCTAGCCCAGTGTCGCCAAGTCAACATCCATTCCCTGGACTTGGACTCGACATCACTTCACCTGGCGGTGACCAGACTGTCACGCCTATCAACCCACTGCATAGTTTCAGCCAGCGGAATAGAGTTCCAGGGCCACTCCAGCGTGTCGATAGTCTGCCTCCACCCACCATCGTGTCGGATATCCCGAGTCCCCCATTCAGCTATACTGCCGGCCCCAGCGGCAACCCTATGGACTTTATGAACCCCACGAATCAGGTCGAGAGCGCTTGGATGGTCGAACAGGAGATTCTCAAGGCCGAGAActcgccatcacccccaGCCCCTTCACCGCCCACTGACACCTTCCCACCAACAATGGCCCAGGAGCCTCAGCTGCAGTATATCGACCAAAACCACCAGGTCCAGTACATCAACGGAGCTGGCCTGTCACCAGAACCAGAGTATAACTTTGGCCAGCAAAGCCTTGGCCAGCAAAGCCTTGGCCAGCAGAACCTTGGCCAGCAGGACCTTGGCCAGCAAAATATTGGCCAACAGAACCTCAACCTGAACCAGCAAAGCTTTGGTGAACAAAGCTATCAGTCCCCACCATATCAGCCTTCATACCAGCAGACGCCAGAGATGGGATTGGTGCAAGATTTTGGCGTTCCATTAGGTTACTACGACGGTAACGGCACCGTGATTCAAGATTACTCGACGCCACCACCGTCAGGTCCATCACTTCCCTCGACCGTCCAAAACACCCCTGACACACGCCTCACTGCGTACACggcatccccatcaccgccatccgaACTCGACCCCCACAATGGAATGTACCTCAGCGTctctcccatcccatcaccaGGCCAGTCCCCACATCCATCATCGACCCTTTCTCCAGGGCTCTCGGCCCcgtcaccagccacaccGGCGGGGTTATCACCTGGGGGACAAGAGAAGGCCTTTGCCTGCAACAAGTGTGATCGCATCTTTGATCAGATCCACAAGCTCAA TCACCACAAACGCTACCACGACCGACCGCATGAGTGCCCACACGCAGGCTGCACCATGAGATTCGGCACCAAGACCCATCTAGACAGGCACATCAACGACAAGCACTTCAAAACCCGCAAGTTTTACTGCACCGTCCACGACTGCCCTTACTCGAAGCAAGGGGGCAAGTCATTCCCACGCAAGGACAACTGGAGGAGACACATGGTCAACAAGCACCAGCTTACACCAACAACGGATCCCGAGCCGGAGTTTATCGAtgagatgatggtgggtgtATAA
- the RRP40 gene encoding exosome non-catalytic core subunit rrp40 (EggNog:ENOG503P0K7; COG:J) — protein sequence MTTTERPLVLPGDPISPDLIPSSTSKPLRLGPGLRHVPPSDIVPVVAGQLITNHQKNSMWVEYNNNRLKSSAPAQTSTSPPYPPTPPMTLPHLSFESATKKTRPQLAPGALVYARVVLANKHMDPEIECVSQSTGKSDGLGELKGGMVFDVSLQFARRLLMAKSKEEGKVEVLELLGGEGLVFEIAVGRNGKVWVGGEDVKTIVVVGRALRETDEGGLGVEAQRKLVRRLAKGMK from the exons ATGACAACCACCGAACGTCCCCTAGTCCTCCCCGGCGACCCCATCTCCCCAGatctcatcccctcctccacctccaaaccgCTCCGCCTCGGCCCCGGCCTCCGCCATGTCCCCCCAAGCGACATCGTCCCCGTCGTCGCCGGCCAGCtgatcaccaaccaccaaaagaACTCCATGTGGGTGGaatacaacaacaaccgg CTCAAatcctccgctccggccCAGACCTCTACTTCACCTCCATATCCCCCTACACCCCCCATgaccctcccccacctctccttcGAGTCGGCCACCAAGAAGACCCGGCCTCAGCTCGCCCCGGGAGCCCTCGTCTACGCCCGCGTGGTCTTGGCAAACAAGCACATGGATCCCGAGATCGAGTGTGTCTCCCAGTCCACGGGGAAGTCGGACGGCCTGGGGGAGCTgaaaggggggatggtgtttgATGTTTCGTTGCAGTTTGCCAGACGGTTGCTCATGGCGAagagcaaggaggagggaaaggtgGAAGTGCTGGAGCTGctagggggggaggggttggtgtttgagattgcggtggggaggaatggaaaggtttgggttgggggggaggatgtgaagACTATTGTGGTGGTCGGgagggcgttgagggagacggatgagggggggttgggggtggaggcgcAGAGGaagttggtgaggaggttggccaAGGGGATGAAGTGA
- the SSZ1 gene encoding Hsp70 protein that interacts with Zuo1p (COG:O; EggNog:ENOG503NWWV), with translation MSGAKSVSPENRTVIGLTFGNSNSSIAYTVDDKAEVIANEDGDRQIPTILSYVDGDEYYGQQAKAFLIRNPNNTVAYFRDFLGKDFEHIDPTHNHASAHPKDVDGAVSFTIKDKAEEDAEPSTVSVSEVATRYLRRLVGSASDYLGKKVTSAVITVPTNFNDKQKAALLAAANAADLEVLQLISEPVAAALAYDARPEAQVEDKIVVVAELGGTRSDVAVIASRQGMYTVLATAHDYEFNGVALDKILMDHFAKEFLKRNPSAKDPRENARGLAKLKFEAEATKRALSIGANASFSVESLSDGIDFASTINRLRYETLSRTVFEGINRLVESVIKKAGLDVLDVDEVILSGGTAHTPRIASNFSNIFPQTTRILAPSTNPYAINPSELGARGAALQASLIQDYEADDIDQSTHAAVTTVAHISNAIGVVSLNAAGEEIFVPVVPAETAVPAKRTVHVAAPKDGGDVLVKFVEGNTHIKVTKPEPKPKEDKTAKVEDAADSDEESDFSDDDEEEEEKREKVWKIGNTLAEAAIRNVKKGGKVEVTVQVNADLSVILTTREVGAQGGVRGQLNA, from the exons ATGAGCGGTGCCAAGTCTGTTTCGCCGGAGAACCGGACCGTCATTGGCTTGACCTTTGGCaactccaacagctccatcGCCTACACTGTCGACGATAAGGCTGAGGTTATCGCCAACGAGGACGGAG ACCGTCAGATCCCAACAATCCTCTCCTACGTCGACGGCGATGAGTACTACGGTCAACAGGCGAAGGCTTTCCTGATCAGAAACCCAAATAACACAGTCGCCTACTTCCGTGACTTCCTCGGGAAAGA CTTCGAGCATATCGACCCTACCCACAACCACGCCTCTGCGCACCCCAAGGATGTTGACGGAGCCGTCTCTTTcaccatcaaggacaaggccgaggaggacgctGAGCCGTCCACCGTTTCCGTCTCCGAGGTTGCCACCCGCTACCTCCGTCGCCTGGTCGGCTCTGCTTCCGATTACCTTGGCAAGAAGGTCACCTCTGCCGTCATCACCGTCCCTACCAACTTCAACGACAAGCAAAAGGCCGCccttcttgctgctgccaacgCTGCCGATCTCGAGGTTCTCCAGTTGATCAGCGAGCCCGTCGCTGCGGCGCTCGCCTACGATGCGCGCCCCGAGGCTCAGGTCGAGGACAAGATCGTTGTCGTTGCCGAGTTGGGCGGCACCCGCTCCGACGTTGCCGTCATTGCCAGCCGTCAAGGCATGTACACCGTCCTCGCCACTGCCCACGACTACGAGTTCAACGGTGTTGCTCTTGACAAGATCCTGATGGATCACTTCGCCAAGGAGTTCCTCAAGCGCAACCCCAGCGCCAAGGACCCCCGTGAGAACGCCAGAGGCCTCGCCAAGCTCAAgttcgaggccgaggccacCAAGAGGGCCCTCAGCATCGGTGCCAACGCCAGCTTCAGCGTTGAAAGCTTGTCCGACGGTATCGATTTCGCCAGCACCATCAACCGCCTCCGTTACGAGACTCTTTCCAGGACCGTTTTCGAGGGCATCAACCGCCTGGTTGAGTctgtcatcaagaaggccggCCTTGACGTTCTTGACGTTGACGAGGTCATTCTGTCTGGTGGCACTGCCCACACTCCTCGCATTGCTTCCAACTTCAGCAACATCTTCCCCCAGACCACCAGAATCCTggccccctccaccaacccctaTGCCATCAACCCTTCCGAGCTCGGCGCTCGTGGCGCCGCTCTCCAGGCCAGCCTGATCCAGGACTACGAGGCCGACGACATCGACCAGTCGACCCACGCTGCCGTCACCACTGTGGCCCACATCAGCAACGCCATTGGTGTCGTCTCTCTGAACGCTGCCGGCGAGGAGATCTTCGTTCCTGTTGTTCCCGCCGAGACTGCCGTCCCCGCCAAGAGGACAGTCCACGTCGCCGCGCCCAAAGACGGCGGTGATGTTCTTGTCAAGTTCGTCGAGGGCAACACCCACATCAAGGTTACCAAGCCTgagcccaagcccaaggaggacaagaccgCCAAGGTCGAGGATGCTGCTGACTCTGACGAAGAGTCTGACTtctccgacgacgacgaggaagaagaggagaagcgcgAGAAGGTATGGAAGATTGGCAACACCCttgccgaggctgccatcCGCAATGTgaagaagggcggcaagGTCGAGGTTACTGTCCAGGTCAACGCCGATCTTTCCGTCATTCTCACGACGAGAGAAGTTGGCGCCCAGGGCGGTGTGAGAGGCCAACTGAACGCTTAG
- a CDS encoding hypothetical protein (COG:S; EggNog:ENOG503P048) — protein sequence MRIFPIVSKSRKPRFEVHLKIYDLNNVPLVSGVSLIKWHLPHSIHSEQRGRTQKCPIQNHRVDYNYSRVFSVRIGIDRNSNLVECPIEFEVLQEFSGPGTASTSGRDEKISLGVVRLNLSEYIEESEAILRDGVIPGGPSLRDIFSSPTSRDPKSGASSHHRKRSSLSNTTVPETLDGSPRSSHASEAEDDSNTTSPMSEVRDGVMRRYLMQESKINSTLKISILMIQVDGERNYAAPPPKSAPVFGGIAGFVAGEALEPVDVGKSSNGHVPSSLVGKSRDVFEAQDMYRRALAASWASQPGELPADECIEDIFSGGDGFRRASKAPNGRGHTRRTTVLPGRPPSANRLLPSFRHESSNPADETDDEGESHSSQDMMSSTLRPGDLHRFRHHLRHRSGSSDGDTVLGQQHQDQQPDLNRESSRGVGLGVAGGMRQLHRREESKITHAGGLRSRSSSLVTVGSGFGNKESGGTTTTGSSDHHERERTRGFGYFKRGKEVDEMEVREDLVAWTVPSSGREAGVVV from the exons ATGCGCATCTTTCCTATAGTTAGCAAATCTAGaaag CCTAGGTTCGAGGTACATCTCAAG ATATACGACCTCAACAACGTGCCACTCGTGTCGGGAGTGTCACTGATCAAATggcacctcccccacagcaTACACAGTGAACAACGAGGGCGCACACAAAAATGTCCCATTCAAAATCACCGGGTAGACTATAACTACTCCCGTGTCTTCTCGGTCCGCATTGGCATCGACCGGAACAGCAACCTGGTGGAATGCCCTATAGAGTTCGAAGTGCTCCAAGAGTTCAGCGGCCCCGGCACCGCCAGCACGAGCGGCCGCGATGAGAAAATCAGCCTTGGTGTCGTCCGTCTCAACCTAAGCGAGTACATTGAGGAAAGCGAGGCCATCCTCCGAGATGGTGTCATTCCCGGCGGGCCAAGTCTAAGGGatatcttctcctcccctaccAGCCGCGATCCCAAATCCGGCgccagcagccaccaccgcaaACGCAGCTCCCTAAGTAACACCACCGTCCCGGAGACCCTTGACGGCAGCCCCCGCTCCTCTCATGCGTCAGAAGCAGAAgacgacagcaacaccaccagccccatGTCCGAGGTCCGTGATGGCGTCATGCGCCGGTATCTGATGCAAGAGTCCAAAATCAACTCGACGCTCAAAATTTCCATCCTCATGATCCAAGTGGACGGCGAAAGGAACTACGCggctccacccccaaaatcaGCCCCTGTATTCGGCGGCATCGCCGGTTTTGTCGCCGGCGAGGCCCTCGAGCCGGTTGACGTGGGGAAATCGTCCAACGGGCACGTTCCCTCTTCTCTCGTTGGAAAATCTCGTGACGTGTTTGAAGCGCAGGATATGTACCGCCGCGCTTTGGCAGCCAGCTGGGCCAGCCAGCCGGGCGAGCTCCCCGCAGACGAGTGCATCGAGGATATCTTCTCCGGCGGCGACGGGTTCCGCCGCGCGTCCAAAGCCCCCAATGGAAGGGGGCACACCAGACGGACGACGGTCCTGCCGGGCCGCCCCCCGTCCGCAAACCGCCTCTTGCCGTCGTTCAGACACGAATCGAGCAATCCCGCTGATGAGACGGACGACGAGGGGGAAAGCCACAGCTCGCAGGACATGATGTCGTCCACCCTTCGCCCGGGCGACCTCCACCGATTCCGCCATCACCTGAGGCACAGGAGCGGGTCGAGTGATGGGGATACTGTCCTgggtcaacaacaccaagatcaaCAGCCCGACTTGAACCGGGAGTCGTCGCGGGGTGTTGGGCTGGGTGTGGCCGGGGGGATGAGGCAGTTGCacaggagggaggagagcaaaATCACGCAcgcgggggggttgaggagtcGGAGTTCGAGTTTGGTTACCGTCGGGAGCGGGTTTGGCAATAAGGAGAGTGGcgggacgacgacgacggggagCAGTGACCACcatgagagggagaggacgagggggtTTGGGTATTTTAAgcgggggaaggaggtggacgagatggaggtgagggaggatttggtTGCTTGGACGGTTCCCTCTTCTGGTAGGGAGGCCGGTGTGGTGGTTTAA
- the POP1 gene encoding Ribonucleases P/MRP protein subunit pop1 (EggNog:ENOG503NW1U; BUSCO:EOG09260TPT; COG:A): MVKRKDPPGGGKDSHGRQPNNTRNTKRAKVQAARTIRTQPSDAALEDGKLDLNRFLNAREFEIKSLERSMNKCKAVNATRVFQMVPRAMRRRTASHNVKRVPKRLRAQARKEMLEDNTPTVESRKRKPRTTRARIRAETMRKLRYLAEKKRKRKGKKAGDGTVEEVQRRGSAVVTARPPRPKIRRNMLNEPPKADSKYRKRQINKTWLPTHLWHAKRATMTRPSSPLWRFAIPLTSTAKCYRPTHRASGQKGVVAWDTSYMSTIGVYGTADCLERALRYLGLVQEGLWNTRGKKWRAGVRKWTGTVSRQQKGSRRDIGPATIVWNPQPPATTSDEMETSEKPKKPRRQILIRTHPSCFLELFEELLKVAKGQKPQLHVEDLRFEVGSIELVGPASTETLLGILEPFHDSPEAAERHANVFRSLAGVANPASLPKDAILAFSARDPRLSYPPKRVEIPSGGEQTILKTLTDWPVEENLKPYDIFDRESRYQASRMPSQKSLNRRKGANAPGEPIKVTAADPPIPVMLLASRPGTDGQAQGTWTLLAPWKCIQHIWYCLMQYPVSTGGNPRLGGLEEQRQIAFEHGTPWFPGDFPATTAGMNWELEERAKRRGDWDRRPKSKRLEWKSLDLGAGRKGEIGDGLACDFEYLFGVSARTRTQGKPDAVSTPDAAAEAMVVDPPAEQPQSPVGMTIRQVTKTEFSALMKSGSGEGVVPEGGIVAVGLEFVTRGVAKPCARIYRLPGKGGKAGGAVGVPSTQAEVPATPEARTKDGLPVDLSEQWLSKVPNGDKKKGAAVPRMPVGVDMETRKKILAGSLLAVEVPYPKPAAGNQTDFGGHPLCPGEEDLIGFVTTGAFSLSEGRGTAIGSISAARALETLRETGPREGKFCVVRNAGESIGWLARWEVV; encoded by the coding sequence ATGGTGAAACGAAAAGACCCTCCAGGAGGAGGCAAAGACAGCCACGGACGCCAACCAAACAACACGCGCAACACCAAGCGCGCCAAAGTTCAAGCTGCCCGCACCATTCGCACACAGCCCTCCGATGCTGCGCTCGAAGACGGCAAGCTTGATTTGAACAGATTCCTCAATGCCCGCGAATTCGAAATCAAATCCCTCGAAAGAAGCATGAACAAATGCAAGGCCGTCAATGCCACCCGCGTTTTCCAGATGGTGCCCCGCGCGATGCGCCGGAGGACAGCAAGCCATAATGTGAAGAGAGTGCCAAAGAGACTGCGTGCGCAAGCGAGAAAGGAAATGCTGGAAGACAATACGCCGACGGTCGAGTCGAGGAAACGCAAGCCCCGCACAACCCGCGCCCGAATACGCGCCGAGACGATGAGGAAGCTACGATATTTggccgagaagaaaaggaagaggaagggtaagaaggccggtgatgggacggtggaggaggtgcaaAGGAGAGGATCAGCTGTGGTAACGGCGAGACCTCCACGGCCAAAAATACGACGGAACATGCTAAACGAGCCACCGAAAGCCGACTCGAAATACAGAAAACGCCAGATTAACAAGACCTGGCTACCAACCCATTTATGGCATGCGAAACGGGCCACGATGACGAGGCCAAGCAGCCCCTTGTGGAGATTTGCCATTCCACTCACATCGACGGCGAAGTGCTACCGACCAACACATCGTGCTTCCGGGcaaaagggggtggttgcgTGGGATACCAGTTACATGAGCACGATAGGGGTTTATGGAACGGCTGACTGTCTCGAGCGGGCGTTAAGGTATCTGGGGTTGGTACAAGAGGGTCTTTGGAATACGAGAGGCAAGAAATGGAGGGCCGGTGTTCGGAAATGGACAGGTACCGTCAGCAGGCAACAGAAGGGTTCGAGACGGGATATTGGTCCCGCCACGATAGTCTGGAACCCACAACCGCCTGCGACAACTTCGGACGAGATGGAGACGTctgagaagcccaagaagccccGGAGACAGATTCTTATTCGCACTCATCCATCTTGTTTCCTCGAATTATTTGAGGAGTTACTCAAGGTTGCAAAGGGCCAGAAGCCTCAACTTCACGTGGAGGACCTACGGTTCGAAGTCGGCAGCATTGAGCTAGTTGGGCCGGCCTCTACGGAAACATTGTTGGGAATTCTTGAACCCTTTCACGATTCACCAGAAGCGGCCGAACGCCATGCTAATGTCTTCCGGTCCCTCGCTGGAGTAGCAAATCCGGCATCTCTGCCCAAGGACGCAATTCTTGCCTTCTCGGCCAGGGACCCGCGTTTGTCTTATCCCCCAAAGCGAGTCGAGATTCCCAGCGGAGGCGAACAGACAATCCTCAAGACACTCACAGATTGGCCAGTCGAGGAAAACCTCAAGCCATACGACATATTCGACCGAGAGAGCCGCTATCAAGCTTCGAGAATGCCATCACAAAAGTCACTCAACCGCCGAAAAGGCGCGAATGCTCCGGGAGAGCCTATCAAGGTCACCGCAGCAGACCCCCCCATTCCAGTCATGTTGCTCGCCTCAAGACCTGGCACAGACGGTCAGGCCCAGGGTACGTGGACATTACTCGCTCCGTGGAAATGCATCCAGCACATCTGGTACTGCTTGATGCAGTACCCCGTCAGCACAGGTGGGAACCCTCGGCTGGGAGGGCTTGAAGAGCAGAGACAAATCGCTTTTGAGCACGGGACTCCATGGTTCCCGGGGGATTTCCCGGCAACGACTGCCGGCATGAactgggagctggaggagagggccaagaggaggggggattgggATCGACGACCAAAGAGCAAGAGATTGGAATGGAAGTCGCTCGATCTCGGGGCTGGGAGAAAAGGTGAGATCGGAGATGGGTTGGCGTGTGATTTTGAGTACCTGTTTGGGGTGTCAGCCCGAACCCGAACCCAAGGGAAACCTGACGCAGTGTCGACCCCGGATGCCGCCGCGGAAGCGATGGTGGTTGATCCACCTGCCGAGCAGCCGCAATCTCCAGTTGGTATGACGATCAGGCAGGTGACGAAGACGGAGTTTAGCGCATTGATGAAATCGGGaagcggggagggggtggtgccggaGGGAGGgattgttgctgttgggttggagTTTGTGACGAGGGGGGTTGCGAAGCCTTGTGCGAGGATTTATCGGCtgccggggaagggggggaaggctGGAGGTGCGGTTGGCGTTCCGTCCACGCAGGCAGAGGTGCCTGCTACGCCTGAGGCGAGGACGAAGGACGGGTTGCCGGTTGACTTGAGCGAGCAATGGCTTTCCAAGGTACCAAATGgggacaagaaaaagggagCTGCTGTTCCAAGGATGCCGGTTGGGGTGGATATGGAGACCAGGAAGAAGATTTTGGCCGGGTCACTTTTGGCTGTGGAGGTTCCCTATCCCAAGCCCGCCGCGGGTAATCAGACGGATTTTGGGGGTCACCCGCTTTGtcctggggaggaggacttgATTGGGTTTGTGACTACGGGCGCGTTCAGCCTCAGCGAGGGAAGGGGCACGGCGATTGGGTCGAtttcggcggcgagggcgcTCGAGAcgttgagggagacggggcCCCGGGAGGGCAAGTTTTGTGTGGTTAGGAATGCGGGTGAGAGTATAGGttggttggcgaggtgggaggTTGTTTGA